TCACGGAAGCCGTTCGAAGAGTTGATCACCGCATCGGGCGCATACTTCTCCTGAATGACTTTCAGCTTCTCGTCGCTGGACGCCGCGGCAATCACTTTGGCGCCAAGATGCTTGCCAAGATCCACCGCCGCGAGGCCCACGCCGCCCGCCGCCCCATGCACCAGCAGCCACTCGCCCTTCTGGATATTGGCCCGGCGCACCAGGGACACATAAGCCGTCAAATAGGCGGACCCGACCGACGCAGCTGACGAAAAATCAAGGTGCTGAGGTATCTTCCTCACCGTCGCCGCGCTGTAGGTGTTGTACTCCGCAAACGCTCCGCCAAGGCGGCTCGTCACCACGCGGTCGCCGACCGCAAACCCGCTCACACCATCGCCCAGCGCCGCGATTTCGCCAGACACATCGCCGCCCGGAATGAATGGCAGGTCGGGCTTATGCTGATAACCGCCCTGCGTCATTAAAAGGTCTGGAAAACCAAGGCTTCCGGCCCGTATCTTCAGAAGTATTTCGCCCTTCCCCGGCTGAGGCACGTCGATCTCCTTCAGCCGCACCCCTTGGTAATTCTCGCTGAGTTCTTCAACCTGAAGGGCTCTCATTTTCTGGGGCAGGCTCATCATTTTCCTCACGCTTCATCGGATCTTCGACCTATCTAGAGACCGCATGCCAGCTCGGCCATGTTGACGCGACGGCCACCGGTCAGTCCGCCGCCAATTGCGAGCTTGCCTGCAGGTCGCCAAGCCCCGGAAAACCCGGTATGGGCTGGCCGATGACGCACGCCCTGCCTCTCTTGATTCACGGCCTTCTCGCCACAGGCATTGCCGTTTCAGCCTGGCTCTTCGCGCCGCCCGGCATGCTGCTCCTGACGCTTGCGATGGGGGCAGTCCTCCTTGCGCTTGCCAGTATCGACTGGCGCACCTTCATCCTGCCAGACCCGCTCAACGCGCTTCTCGCACTGCTGGGATTGCTCATGGTCTGGCAGCATGCCCGCACCGACTGGCTGCACCATCTGATCGGCGCTGCAGCCGCCTATCTCGCACTCCTCGGAATTGAGCTCTTCTACCGCCATGTGCGCGGCATAGACGCGCTCGGCCGCGGCGACGCAAAGCTCGCCGGCGCACTCGGCCTCTGGCTCGGCTGGCAGGGCCTGCCCTTC
This genomic interval from Thalassovita mediterranea contains the following:
- a CDS encoding NADPH:quinone oxidoreductase family protein, whose product is MMSLPQKMRALQVEELSENYQGVRLKEIDVPQPGKGEILLKIRAGSLGFPDLLMTQGGYQHKPDLPFIPGGDVSGEIAALGDGVSGFAVGDRVVTSRLGGAFAEYNTYSAATVRKIPQHLDFSSAASVGSAYLTAYVSLVRRANIQKGEWLLVHGAAGGVGLAAVDLGKHLGAKVIAAASSDEKLKVIQEKYAPDAVINSSNGFRETVKEITDGGADVIYDPVGGDVFDESVRCIAFDGRLLVVGFASGRIPEVKVNMPLIKGFSVVGVRAGEYGRQFPEKGRENMEAVWKLIENKSVTPHAHGVYSLDDWRKAFAEMEERRVVGRVIIDPSL
- a CDS encoding A24 family peptidase produces the protein MGWPMTHALPLLIHGLLATGIAVSAWLFAPPGMLLLTLAMGAVLLALASIDWRTFILPDPLNALLALLGLLMVWQHARTDWLHHLIGAAAAYLALLGIELFYRHVRGIDALGRGDAKLAGALGLWLGWQGLPFLFLIAAGSGLIAVLIHSGLLRRKITGDTPIPFGPWIALSGWICWLALPSFALG